From a region of the Triticum aestivum cultivar Chinese Spring chromosome 7D, IWGSC CS RefSeq v2.1, whole genome shotgun sequence genome:
- the LOC123171197 gene encoding CCR4-NOT transcription complex subunit 9-like, giving the protein MEISIFASDICYKEVKIHCLLSFSVFLFQKQEIFQDLAPLLWHSFGTVAALLQEIVSIYPSLSSPTLLPVASNRVCNALALLQCVASHPETRISFLNAHIPLYMYPFLNTTSKTRPFEYLRLTSLGVVGALVKVDDFEVIGHKQLLERTSRKNGALLDAASPNS; this is encoded by the exons ATGGAGATTTCGATATTTGCATCAGATATCT GCTACAAG GAGGTGAAAATTCATTGTCTACTCAGTTTCTCAGTTTTCCTCTTTCAAAAGCAAGAGATTTTTCAAGACCTTGCTCCACTGCTGTGGCACTCCTTTGGCACCGTTGCTGCACTGCTCCAG GAGATTGTGTCAATCTACCCTTCACTTTCATCTCCTACTTTGTTGCCAGTTGCATCAAACCGTGTCTGCAATGCACTTGCACTTCTTCAG TGTGTTGCTTCACACCCTGAGACCAGGATCTCGTTCTTGAATG CTCACATCCCACTGTACATGTACCCGTTCCTAAATACTACCAGCAAGACCAGACCTTTTGAGTACTTGAGGCTTACCAGCTTGGGTGTTGTTGGTGCTCTTGTGAAG GTTGACGATTTTGAAGTTATTGGACACAAGCAGCTGCTTGAAAGGACATCTAGAAAAAATGGTGCATTATTAGATGCCGCCTCTCCTAATTCATAA